In a single window of the Geotrypetes seraphini chromosome 11, aGeoSer1.1, whole genome shotgun sequence genome:
- the LOC117369178 gene encoding interferon-inducible GTPase 5-like isoform X1: MSDPNIQEQDLTDMSSMIQSTVVMEVTKQVQALLTTLETTTLDIAITGESGSGKSTFINAIRGLSDEDVGAAITGVTESTTEPNCYQHPKISTVQLWDLPGIGTPNFQADRYLEQVGFEKYDFFIIVASERFRENSAYLARSISAVNKKFYFVRSKIDLDIRACKRNRHFNEERVLAEIRADCIHCLEKEGMEAPKVFLLSSFELHNYDFNKLQDTLLQELNGQKRHVLLLSLPNITVEMIEKKKESLKRHIWKKALLACLISALPTFPVHYNLPLLMETLASYQKNFGLDDESISTLAMRVNKSPCSLKKQITSSLGKDISKHSIQSALRMAALCGNASVSLVERYVPLLGNLVAGGISFVAIYILLSISLDSFAQDAQKILKAAFRTEKEEKLEAYYRQEIDFLCD, from the coding sequence ATGAGTGACCCGAATATCCAAGAGCAGGACCTGACTGATATGAGCTCCATGATCCAGTCCACAGTGGTGATGGAAGTGACCAAGCAAGTTCAGGCACTTCTGACAACACTGGAGACCACCACACTGGATATTGCCATCACTGGAGAATCTGGCTCTGGAAAATCAACCTTTATCAATGCCATCCGAGGTCTCAGTGATGAGGATGTGGGAGCAGCTATTACTGGGGTGACTGAAAGCACCACAGAGCCAAATTGTTACCAGCACCCAAAGATATCCACTGTTCAACTATGGGATTTGCCTGGCATTGGAACCCCCAATTTTCAGGCTGACCGGTACCTGGAGCAGGTGGGTTTTGAGAAGTATGACTTTTTTATCATTGTGGCTTCAGAACGCTTCAGAGAAAACAGTGCATATCTGGCCAGAAGCATCAGTGCAGTGAACAAGAAGTTCTACTTTGTGCGTTCTAAAATTGACCTGGACATAAGGGCCTGCAAGAGGAACAGACATTTTAATGAAGAGAGAGTCCTTGCTGAGATACGAGCAGATTGTATCCATTGTTTGGAGAAGGAAGGAATGGAGGCCCCTAAAGTGTTTCTGCTGTCCAGCTTTGAGCTTCATAATTATGATTTCAACAAGCTGCAAGACACGCTGCTCCAAGAACTTAATGGCCAAAAGAGACATGTGTTGCTCCTGTCTCTCCCAAATATCACAGTAGAGATGATTGAAAAGAAGAAGGAGTCCTTGAAAAGGCACATCTGGAAGAAGGCTCTTTTAGCCTGCCTCATCTCTGCTCTACCCACATTTCCTGTACACTACAATTTACCATTGCTGATGGAGACTTTGGCTTCCTACCAGAAGAACTTTGGCCTGGATGACGAGTCCATCAGCACTTTGGCTATGAGAGTTAATAAATCTCCTTGTAGCCTGAAGAAGCAGATCACTTCATCCTTGGGCAAGGATATTTCTAAGCACTCTATACAGTCAGCTCTCAGAATGGCTGCTCTGTGTGGCAATGCCAGTGTGAGCCTGGTGGAGCGTTATGTGCCATTACTTGGCAATCTTGTCGCTGGTGGCATTTCTTTTGTGGCCATTTATATTCTACTTAGTATCTCTTTGGACAGTTTTGCCCAGGATGCCCAGAAGATCCTGAAAGCAGCCTTCAgaacagaaaaggaggaaaagctgGAAGCCTACTATAGGCAGGAGATTGACTTTCTCTGTGACTAA